In Pseudomonas nunensis, a single window of DNA contains:
- a CDS encoding sigma-54-dependent Fis family transcriptional regulator → MTLIKTTHPKPHQEARLAREKLHLEGEVPDGVLRAEIDASWRRSLSHGVHFNGKHELTLESSASLEVLLASNRLLIDAAMPAIDYLAERQGKEGLIILANSDATILAVEGRADRLKGSGLQDITLGACWSEAARGTNALGTALVEARPTLIDCGEHYLDRLSDFSCTSVPIHCPQGDILGVLDLTREGPLGRVHDSTALLAMAVSQIESRVFNASYPDQIVLAFHSRRQYLESPWQGLLAVSLGGQILAVSAQACQLLRAERSALVGHRCEEFLGVDGLQLLARLQQGGVGSLQTAKGEFFYKTLRAPQRSINVGTTPRPVAKPAKPQPDLESLAGSNVRYARALRMARQGLANELPVLLLGETGTGKEVIARALHMAGTRCDKPFVAVNCAAIPEGLIESELFGYREGAFTGSRRGGMVGRLQQAHGGTLFLDEIGDMPLALQARLLRVLQDRKVAPLGAGEEQDIDVALICATHRDLKRLVEDKHFREDLFYRVNGISVMLPALREREDFSGLVGRLLAKLDAPTVTLHDDLSKLLGGYHWPGNIRQLEMVLRTALAMREAGDSVLTLDHLPDSMLDDLTATERPQAGSIRENELELIRQSLDAHQGNVSAAADALGISRATLYRKLKQLRL, encoded by the coding sequence ATGACACTCATAAAAACAACACACCCCAAGCCCCATCAGGAAGCCCGGCTGGCCCGGGAAAAGCTTCACCTCGAAGGCGAAGTCCCCGATGGCGTATTGCGTGCGGAAATCGACGCCTCATGGCGGCGCAGCCTGAGCCACGGCGTGCATTTCAACGGCAAGCACGAGCTGACGCTGGAATCGAGCGCCAGCCTCGAAGTGCTGCTGGCCAGCAACCGCTTGCTGATCGACGCCGCGATGCCGGCCATCGATTACCTGGCCGAACGCCAAGGCAAAGAAGGCCTGATCATCCTCGCCAACTCCGACGCGACCATCCTCGCCGTCGAAGGCCGCGCCGATCGCCTCAAGGGCTCCGGCTTGCAAGACATCACCCTCGGCGCCTGCTGGAGCGAAGCCGCGCGCGGCACCAATGCCCTCGGCACCGCGCTGGTGGAAGCTCGGCCGACCCTGATCGATTGCGGCGAACATTACCTTGATCGCCTGAGCGATTTCTCCTGCACTTCGGTGCCGATTCATTGCCCGCAAGGCGATATCCTTGGCGTCCTCGACCTGACCCGCGAAGGCCCGCTCGGTCGCGTCCACGACAGCACCGCGCTGCTGGCCATGGCGGTCAGCCAGATCGAAAGCCGAGTATTCAATGCCAGTTATCCAGACCAGATCGTCCTCGCCTTCCACAGCCGTCGGCAGTACCTCGAATCCCCATGGCAGGGTCTGTTGGCAGTGAGCCTCGGCGGGCAAATTCTCGCGGTCAGCGCCCAGGCCTGCCAGTTGCTGCGCGCCGAGCGTTCGGCGTTGGTCGGGCATCGCTGCGAAGAGTTTCTCGGCGTCGATGGCCTGCAACTGCTGGCGCGGCTGCAACAGGGCGGCGTCGGCAGTCTGCAAACCGCCAAGGGCGAATTCTTCTACAAAACCCTGCGCGCGCCCCAGCGTTCGATCAACGTCGGCACCACGCCACGCCCGGTCGCGAAACCGGCCAAACCGCAACCGGATCTCGAATCCCTGGCCGGCAGCAATGTGCGTTACGCCCGCGCCTTGCGCATGGCCCGGCAAGGTCTGGCCAATGAACTGCCAGTGTTGCTGCTTGGCGAAACCGGCACCGGTAAAGAGGTGATAGCCCGCGCCCTGCACATGGCCGGCACCCGCTGCGACAAACCCTTCGTCGCGGTGAATTGCGCGGCGATTCCCGAAGGCCTGATCGAGTCGGAACTGTTCGGCTACCGCGAAGGAGCGTTCACCGGTTCCCGCCGTGGCGGCATGGTCGGACGCCTGCAACAGGCCCATGGCGGCACCTTGTTCCTCGATGAAATCGGCGACATGCCATTGGCCTTGCAGGCGCGGTTGTTGCGCGTGTTGCAGGACCGCAAAGTCGCGCCACTGGGCGCCGGCGAAGAGCAGGACATCGACGTCGCGCTGATCTGCGCCACCCACCGCGACCTCAAGCGTCTGGTGGAGGACAAACACTTTCGCGAAGACTTGTTCTACCGGGTCAACGGCATCAGCGTGATGCTCCCGGCCCTGCGCGAACGCGAGGATTTCAGCGGCCTGGTCGGTCGCTTGCTGGCCAAGCTCGACGCCCCGACGGTCACCCTGCATGACGACCTGAGCAAATTGCTCGGCGGCTATCACTGGCCGGGCAACATCCGCCAATTGGAGATGGTCCTGCGCACCGCGTTGGCCATGCGCGAGGCGGGCGATAGCGTGCTCACCCTCGACCATTTGCCCGACAGCATGCTCGACGACCTGACCGCCACCGAGCGCCCCCAGGCCGGCAGCATTCGCGAAAATGAACTGGAGCTGATCCGCCAATCCCTGGACGCGCATCAGGGCAACGTCTCCGCCGCCGCCGACGCCCTCGGCATCAGCCGCGCAACCCTGTACCGCAAACTCAAACAGTTGCGCCTGTGA
- a CDS encoding histone deacetylase family protein, whose amino-acid sequence MRSFFHPEQLLHHPRSYYSRGQMRTPQEVPERAQRLVQASHSLGFSVEQPADAGLAPLLAVHGAPYLTFLQEAHQRWKEIPEDWGDEVMSNIFVREPNALRGILAQAARYLADGSCPVGEQTWRSAYWSAQSAIGGAQALLNGEPAAYALCRPPGHHARAEAAGGFCYVNNAAVAAQVLRGGFARVAVLDTDMHHGQGIQEIFYDRDDVLYVSVHGDPTNFYPGVAGFADECGFGAGEGFNLNLPMAHGASEADFLGQLEVALTAVQDFGAEVLVLSLGFDIFELDPQSKVAVTREGFALLGERIRSLGLPCLIVQEGGYHLESLEDNARAFFVGPEVWQL is encoded by the coding sequence ATGCGCAGTTTTTTCCACCCCGAACAATTGCTCCACCATCCCCGCAGCTACTACTCCCGCGGGCAGATGCGCACACCGCAGGAGGTCCCCGAGCGCGCTCAGCGTCTGGTGCAGGCCTCACATTCCCTGGGCTTCAGCGTCGAGCAACCGGCCGACGCCGGACTCGCGCCATTGCTCGCCGTCCACGGCGCGCCGTACCTGACGTTTTTGCAGGAAGCCCATCAGCGCTGGAAGGAAATCCCCGAGGACTGGGGCGATGAAGTCATGTCGAACATCTTCGTCCGCGAACCCAATGCCCTGCGCGGGATTCTCGCCCAGGCCGCGCGTTATCTGGCGGACGGCAGTTGCCCGGTAGGCGAACAGACCTGGCGCTCGGCCTATTGGTCGGCGCAAAGCGCGATTGGCGGCGCCCAGGCGTTGCTCAATGGCGAACCGGCGGCGTATGCCTTGTGCCGTCCACCGGGTCACCATGCCCGAGCCGAAGCGGCCGGTGGTTTCTGCTATGTGAACAATGCGGCGGTGGCGGCTCAGGTATTACGCGGCGGGTTTGCGCGAGTGGCGGTGCTGGATACCGACATGCATCACGGTCAGGGCATTCAAGAGATTTTCTATGATCGGGACGACGTGCTGTACGTCTCGGTGCATGGCGATCCGACCAATTTCTATCCCGGTGTCGCCGGGTTTGCCGATGAGTGCGGTTTCGGCGCGGGGGAGGGTTTCAACCTGAATCTGCCGATGGCCCATGGCGCCAGCGAGGCGGACTTCCTCGGGCAACTTGAGGTGGCGCTGACGGCGGTGCAAGACTTTGGCGCCGAGGTGCTGGTGTTGTCCCTGGGCTTCGATATTTTCGAACTGGACCCGCAGAGCAAAGTCGCGGTGACCCGGGAAGGCTTTGCACTGCTGGGTGAACGGATTCGCAGCCTTGGGTTGCCGTGCCTGATCGTGCAGGAGGGCGGGTATCACCTGGAAAGCCTTGAAGATAATGCCCGGGCGTTTTTTGTTGGGCCTGAGGTTTGGCAGCTCTGA
- a CDS encoding ABC transporter ATP-binding protein: MQRLIVRLIDSPNPQALQAALRWLYSFVRPHRLAIAGLLGLSVCASLLVLVQPWLTKLLIDDGLLGRNFPVLVLIAGLMIVAGLLGTALSGINRYLHTRLSGRILFALRDDLYRHLQTLSPSFYGQRRIGDLMSRLDGDVAEIQRFAVDSLFSAVSSVIGLVFSIAMLLTLSWKLSLLALVLIPLDVLWLRWMRRKVERDVRQLRERSADMSSFMVETLPVMKFIQSAGQQQREARRLENLGQGYMSQLLRLQVTEFFTQAVPGTLTSLSRACAFLIGGYWVVQGTWQLGALIAFSTYLGMAVGPVQSLLGLYVAIQRMTVSLGRVMELRGEEPTVLTPVTPQPMPASGELRFDDVHFSHPGRPSTLSGIDARIPYGLKVALSGGSGVGKSTLIDLLQRHHDPQSGRVLLGEVDLRELDLFELRRRIAIVSQDIVLFRGSLADNLAYAVPDASREAIAEVARLAQLDSLIASLPEGLDSPLGERGQQLSGGQKQRIAIARALLQDPLILVLDEATSAVDEATEREVIEAIDRLFSGRTRILISHRPSTLADADLRFELLDGVLISKTVLHEA, encoded by the coding sequence ATGCAGCGCCTGATCGTTCGGCTGATCGACAGCCCGAACCCGCAAGCCCTGCAAGCGGCGTTGCGCTGGTTGTACAGCTTCGTACGCCCGCATCGACTGGCGATTGCCGGGTTGCTCGGATTGTCGGTCTGCGCGTCGTTGCTGGTGCTGGTGCAACCGTGGCTGACCAAACTGCTGATCGACGACGGCCTGCTCGGGCGCAATTTCCCGGTGCTGGTGCTGATCGCCGGGTTGATGATCGTCGCCGGTCTGCTCGGCACCGCGCTGTCGGGGATCAACCGTTACCTGCACACGCGGTTGTCCGGGCGGATTCTGTTTGCCCTGCGCGATGACCTGTATCGGCATTTGCAAACCTTGTCGCCGAGCTTCTACGGCCAGCGGCGCATCGGCGACTTGATGTCGCGCCTCGACGGAGATGTCGCAGAGATCCAGCGCTTTGCCGTGGACTCGCTGTTCTCGGCGGTCTCGAGCGTGATCGGTCTGGTCTTCTCCATCGCGATGCTGCTGACCTTGTCCTGGAAACTCTCGCTGCTGGCGTTGGTGCTGATTCCCCTCGACGTGCTGTGGCTGCGCTGGATGCGGCGCAAGGTCGAGCGCGACGTGCGGCAGTTGCGCGAGCGTTCGGCGGACATGTCGTCGTTCATGGTCGAGACATTGCCGGTGATGAAATTCATCCAGTCTGCGGGTCAGCAACAGCGTGAGGCGCGACGTCTGGAGAACCTGGGCCAAGGCTATATGAGCCAGTTGCTGCGCCTGCAAGTCACCGAGTTTTTCACCCAGGCCGTGCCGGGCACGCTGACGTCGTTGTCCCGGGCCTGTGCGTTTTTGATCGGCGGTTATTGGGTGGTGCAGGGCACCTGGCAACTCGGCGCGCTGATCGCGTTTTCCACTTACCTCGGGATGGCGGTGGGGCCGGTTCAGAGTTTGCTCGGGCTGTATGTGGCGATCCAGCGCATGACCGTCAGCCTTGGTCGAGTGATGGAGTTGCGCGGCGAAGAACCGACCGTGCTCACACCGGTCACGCCGCAGCCGATGCCGGCCTCTGGAGAACTGCGTTTCGACGACGTGCATTTCAGTCATCCGGGGCGTCCGAGCACGTTGAGCGGGATCGACGCGCGCATTCCCTACGGCTTGAAAGTCGCCCTGAGCGGCGGTTCGGGTGTCGGCAAATCGACCTTGATCGACCTGCTGCAACGGCACCACGATCCGCAGTCTGGCCGGGTGTTGTTGGGTGAAGTGGATCTGCGAGAGCTGGACCTGTTCGAGCTGCGCAGACGGATTGCCATTGTCAGTCAGGACATCGTGCTGTTTCGCGGCAGCCTCGCGGACAACCTGGCTTACGCTGTGCCGGACGCCAGTCGCGAGGCGATTGCCGAAGTGGCGCGGTTGGCGCAACTCGACAGCCTGATCGCGTCCCTGCCCGAAGGCCTCGACAGTCCGTTGGGCGAACGCGGCCAGCAGCTGTCCGGCGGGCAGAAACAGCGCATCGCCATTGCCCGCGCCTTGTTACAGGACCCGTTGATTTTGGTGCTCGACGAAGCGACTTCGGCGGTCGACGAAGCCACCGAGCGGGAAGTGATCGAAGCCATCGACCGACTGTTTTCCGGACGCACGCGCATCCTGATCAGCCATCGCCCCTCGACCCTGGCGGACGCCGATCTGCGCTTCGAATTGCTCGACGGCGTGCTCATTTCGAAAACGGTGCTGCATGAAGCCTGA
- a CDS encoding aldehyde dehydrogenase family protein, producing MSLPYLLPATSAFIQRAPRMLIGGDWVEAADGQTMPLHNPATGEVLCVVPRATPEDMDRAVLAARRAFDDSPWTRTRPRERQNLLWKLADLMERDAELLAQLECLNNGKSAAVAQVMDVQLSIDFLRYMAGWATKIEGSSVEVSLPLMPNDQFHSFIRREAVGVVGAIVAWNFPLLLACWKLGPALATGCTVVLKPADETPLSALKLAELVLEAGYPEGVFNVVTGTGITAGSALTHNPLVDKLTFTGSTAVGKQIGKIAMESMTRVTLELGGKSPTIVMGDADLKSAAAGAASAIFFNQGQVCCAGSRLYVQRKHFDNVVADIADIANAMKLGNGMDPTVEMGPLISKRQQERVYGYIEQGRESGATIACGGEQFGPGFFVKPTVIVDVDQRHSLVQEEIFGPVLVAIPFDDEADALRMANDSPYGLGASIWSNDLAAVHRMIPRIKSGSVWVNCHSALDPALPFGGYKMSGVGREMGYAAIEHYTELKSVLIKL from the coding sequence ATGTCCCTTCCTTATCTGCTTCCCGCCACGTCGGCATTCATCCAGCGCGCACCGCGCATGTTGATCGGCGGTGACTGGGTCGAGGCCGCCGACGGCCAGACCATGCCCCTGCACAACCCGGCCACCGGTGAAGTGCTGTGCGTGGTGCCGCGCGCCACGCCCGAGGATATGGACCGCGCCGTGCTCGCGGCGCGTCGGGCCTTCGATGATTCGCCCTGGACCCGAACCCGCCCACGTGAACGGCAAAACCTGCTGTGGAAACTCGCCGACCTGATGGAGCGCGACGCCGAGCTGCTGGCGCAACTGGAATGCCTGAACAACGGCAAAAGTGCGGCAGTGGCCCAGGTGATGGACGTGCAACTGTCCATCGACTTCCTGCGCTACATGGCGGGTTGGGCGACAAAAATCGAAGGCTCCAGCGTAGAGGTGTCGTTGCCGCTGATGCCCAATGATCAATTCCACAGCTTTATCCGTCGTGAAGCGGTGGGCGTGGTCGGCGCGATCGTCGCCTGGAACTTCCCGCTGCTGCTGGCTTGCTGGAAACTCGGCCCGGCCCTGGCCACCGGCTGCACCGTGGTGCTCAAACCCGCCGACGAAACACCGCTAAGCGCGTTGAAACTGGCGGAACTGGTGCTGGAAGCCGGCTATCCCGAAGGCGTGTTCAACGTGGTCACTGGCACCGGCATCACCGCAGGTTCGGCGCTGACTCACAACCCGCTGGTCGACAAGTTGACCTTCACCGGCTCGACCGCCGTGGGCAAGCAGATCGGCAAAATCGCCATGGAATCCATGACCCGTGTGACCCTGGAGCTGGGCGGCAAATCGCCGACCATCGTGATGGGCGATGCTGATTTGAAGTCCGCCGCAGCCGGTGCCGCCAGCGCGATTTTCTTCAACCAGGGCCAAGTCTGCTGCGCCGGTTCGCGGCTGTATGTGCAGCGCAAGCATTTCGACAATGTGGTGGCGGATATCGCCGACATCGCCAACGCCATGAAACTCGGCAACGGCATGGACCCGACGGTCGAGATGGGGCCGTTGATCTCCAAGCGTCAGCAGGAACGGGTCTACGGCTACATCGAACAGGGCCGGGAAAGCGGCGCGACCATTGCCTGCGGTGGCGAGCAGTTCGGGCCGGGGTTCTTCGTCAAGCCGACGGTGATTGTGGATGTCGATCAGAGGCATTCATTGGTTCAGGAGGAGATTTTCGGGCCGGTGCTGGTGGCGATTCCGTTTGATGATGAGGCCGATGCGTTGCGTATGGCCAATGACAGTCCCTACGGGTTGGGGGCGAGTATCTGGTCCAACGATTTGGCGGCGGTGCACCGGATGATTCCGCGGATCAAGTCGGGGTCGGTGTGGGTCAATTGCCACAGTGCGCTCGACCCGGCGCTGCCGTTTGGCGGGTACAAGATGTCCGGGGTTGGGCGGGAAATGGGGTATGCGGCGATTGAGCATTACACCGAGTTGAAGTCGGTGTTGATCAAGCTCTGA
- a CDS encoding subtilisin-like serine protease QhpE translates to MKPELRIGVVDSGHSAAQRVQVVAGRRFSLLEDGLAESDLRDDPLGHGSAVIEAIGRRAPAAVFCVAQVFDQRGVTSALQIATAIDWLVTQDVRQINLSLGLRQDRSLLREACATAVARGVLLCASSPAQGAGVYPANYPQVLRVTGDARCAENEWSWLNSAQADFAACVHGTYPGQSGASLGCAALSGHIAGFLVAHPEASNQHVIEWLRDHARYRGPERRFGP, encoded by the coding sequence ATGAAGCCTGAACTGCGAATTGGTGTGGTGGACAGCGGTCACTCGGCGGCGCAACGGGTGCAGGTGGTCGCGGGGCGCAGGTTTTCGCTGCTGGAGGATGGTCTGGCGGAAAGCGATTTGCGCGACGACCCACTCGGCCATGGCAGCGCAGTGATCGAGGCCATCGGCCGGCGTGCACCGGCGGCGGTGTTTTGCGTGGCTCAGGTGTTTGATCAGCGCGGTGTCACCAGCGCGTTGCAGATTGCCACGGCGATTGACTGGCTAGTGACGCAGGACGTGCGGCAGATCAATCTGAGCCTCGGCTTGCGCCAGGATCGCAGCCTGTTGCGCGAAGCCTGTGCGACGGCGGTGGCGCGGGGCGTGTTGCTCTGCGCATCGAGTCCGGCCCAGGGCGCGGGCGTGTATCCGGCGAATTATCCACAGGTGCTGCGGGTCACCGGCGACGCCCGTTGTGCAGAGAACGAATGGTCGTGGCTCAACAGCGCCCAGGCGGATTTCGCGGCGTGTGTGCACGGGACTTATCCGGGCCAGTCAGGGGCCAGCCTGGGCTGTGCGGCGTTGAGCGGGCACATCGCCGGTTTCCTCGTCGCGCATCCGGAGGCGAGCAATCAACACGTCATCGAATGGCTGCGGGATCACGCCCGGTATCGCGGCCCTGAACGGCGTTTCGGCCCGTGA
- a CDS encoding flavin-dependent monooxygenase QhpG → MILILGAGPAGAAVALGLRRLGYPVTLVSEWRRFAALEGVSVRVLEALRGAGLNHALADAALPSQRQVSWNGQQHAQNIEYLLDRPSFDRGLREDLRGAGVELIEGRVLTVQSSTEGHRVEIEGRETLVADFLVEARGRSAPALGKGLRGPETVSLLNRWQAAPGDTASAVESLEDGWAWMARRADGQCYWQWTVDVASAELPGKAMLLDYCRQRRHASEVARAFFGDGLETDLQLHARSSTAILSPQVCGDNWIRVGDAAMAVDPLSGNGIFQSLSSALQAPTVINTLLRKPERAALAQRFHQQRVEQLFLRFARIGRDFYADEQRWLEQPFWQARRQWPDAEVAHAEADFASLRIEQAPVLRDGFVDEAEVVITADQPLGIWHVQGVELAPLLRRLWSEPAEQALAELTAEQGRVVRSWLLTQGFKP, encoded by the coding sequence GTGATTTTGATTCTAGGCGCCGGGCCTGCGGGGGCTGCGGTGGCGTTGGGGCTGCGTCGGCTCGGTTACCCGGTGACGCTGGTCAGCGAGTGGCGGCGCTTTGCCGCGCTGGAAGGGGTTTCCGTGCGGGTGCTCGAAGCGTTACGCGGCGCGGGCCTGAACCATGCGCTGGCGGACGCGGCGCTGCCTTCCCAACGGCAAGTATCGTGGAACGGCCAGCAGCATGCGCAGAACATCGAATACTTGCTGGACCGGCCGAGTTTTGATCGCGGCCTGCGCGAGGATTTGCGTGGGGCCGGGGTCGAGTTGATCGAAGGGCGAGTGCTGACAGTGCAGTCCTCGACTGAGGGGCATCGGGTCGAGATCGAAGGGCGCGAAACCTTGGTCGCGGATTTCCTGGTGGAGGCTCGCGGACGTTCGGCGCCGGCCCTCGGCAAAGGCCTGCGCGGGCCGGAGACGGTCAGCCTGCTCAATCGCTGGCAGGCAGCGCCGGGCGACACCGCCAGCGCCGTGGAAAGCCTTGAGGATGGCTGGGCGTGGATGGCGCGTCGGGCCGACGGTCAGTGTTATTGGCAATGGACGGTGGACGTGGCCAGTGCTGAGTTGCCGGGCAAGGCGATGTTGCTCGATTACTGCCGTCAACGGCGCCACGCTTCTGAAGTGGCCCGGGCGTTTTTCGGTGATGGGCTGGAAACCGATCTGCAACTGCACGCCCGCAGCAGCACCGCGATCTTGAGCCCGCAAGTGTGTGGCGATAACTGGATTCGGGTGGGCGACGCGGCGATGGCGGTGGACCCGTTGTCGGGCAACGGGATTTTCCAGTCCCTGTCCTCGGCGTTACAGGCGCCGACGGTGATCAACACCCTGTTGCGCAAACCCGAGCGAGCGGCGTTGGCCCAGCGTTTTCATCAGCAGCGCGTGGAACAGTTGTTTTTGCGCTTTGCCCGGATCGGCCGGGATTTTTATGCCGATGAGCAGCGCTGGCTGGAGCAGCCATTCTGGCAGGCTCGGCGGCAGTGGCCGGATGCTGAAGTGGCGCATGCCGAGGCGGATTTTGCTTCGTTGCGCATTGAGCAGGCGCCGGTGTTACGGGACGGGTTTGTGGATGAGGCTGAGGTGGTGATCACGGCGGATCAGCCGCTGGGGATCTGGCATGTGCAGGGGGTTGAGTTGGCACCGTTGCTGCGGCGGTTGTGGAGTGAACCGGCGGAGCAGGCATTGGCGGAGTTGACGGCGGAGCAGGGGCGGGTGGTTCGCAGTTGGTTGTTGACCCAGGGGTTTAAGCCGTGA
- a CDS encoding DUF1652 domain-containing protein has protein sequence MFLSTLEIQNIIERSFLPSVCTCNMEADQSLTIRVCDCMTGKVDMVATHVPLWTLDSPHAIASLVADMRQEIEVHKGVHPTFYI, from the coding sequence ATGTTCCTTTCAACCCTGGAAATTCAAAACATCATTGAACGCAGCTTTCTGCCGTCGGTTTGCACCTGCAACATGGAGGCCGACCAGTCCCTGACGATTCGGGTCTGCGACTGCATGACCGGCAAAGTCGACATGGTGGCGACCCACGTCCCCCTCTGGACGCTGGACAGTCCCCACGCCATCGCCTCGCTGGTGGCGGACATGCGGCAGGAAATCGAGGTTCACAAAGGCGTTCATCCCACCTTTTACATCTGA